In Apteryx mantelli isolate bAptMan1 chromosome 18, bAptMan1.hap1, whole genome shotgun sequence, a single window of DNA contains:
- the TNFRSF6B gene encoding tumor necrosis factor receptor superfamily member 6B, which yields MLSYRMLNARHPSKWMLAPLFLLLAELSSSFQPTYLWKDAVTNEKITCQQCPPGTFVAQHCTRERQTVCEPCPDLHYTQYWNYLEKCRYCNVICEEKQVEVQQCNSTHNRVCQCQEGYYSEMEFCIKHSECPPGSGVFKPGTPFKNTECHPCPRGFFSSSNSSTKLCQPHQDCVQQGKITNVQGNQYHDTLCTSCGVGRGNGTQGAALEDEDCEQAVIDFVAYQNIPVRKLKRLQQILEHSPRRQAPGSRAAVQEKFRAYLIHLKEGHYKVTRELLDALRATKLHSIEEKVRQRFLLY from the exons ATGCTCTCCTACCGCATGCTGAATGCGAGGCATCCATCCAAG TGGATGCTTGCTCCTCTCTTCCTCTTACTGGCTGAGCTCAGCTCCAGCTTCCAACCCACCTACCTATGGAAGGATGCTGTGACGAATGAAAAAATCACTTGCCAGCAGTGCCCGCCAGGGACCTTCGTGGCACAGCACTGcaccagagagagacagacagtgtGCGAGCCCTGCCCGGATTTGCACTACACGCAGTACTGGAACTACCTGGAGAAGTGCCGGTACTGTAATGTCATCTGTGAGGAGAAGCAGGTAGAAGTGCAGCAGTGCAATTCCACCCACAACAGAGTATGTCAGTGCCAGGAGGGCTATTATTCGGAAATGGAGTTCTGCATCAAACACTCCGAGTGTCCTCCTGGCTCCGGCGTATTTAAACCGG GTACCCCCTTCAAGAACACCGAGTGTCATCCCTGCCCCCGGGGATTCTTCTCGTCCTCCAACTCCAGcaccaagctgtgccagccccaccAGGACTGCGTGCAGCAGGGGAAGATAACCAACGTCCAAGGAAATCAGTACCACGACACGCTCTGCACCTCCTGCGGGGTGGGGAGAGGCAACGGCACGCAGGGAGCAG CCCTAGAAGACGAGGACTGCGAACAAGCTGTGATAGACTTTGTGGCTTACCAGAACATCCCCGTGAGAAAGCTGAAGCGCCTGCAGCAGATCCTCGAGCACTCGCCGCGGAGGCAGGCgccagggagcagggcagccgtCCAGGAGAAGTTCAGGGCTTACCTCATCCACCTGAAAGAGGGTCACTACAAAGTCACCAGGGAGCTGCTGGATGCGCTGCGGGCCACCAAGCTGCACTCGATCGAGGAGAAGGTCCGGCAGCGCTTCCTCTTGTACTGA